The nucleotide sequence GATGTTCGGCGTGGAGTCGAACAAATCCTGATCGTCGGTGCGCCAGCCAAACAGGCCGACGACACGGTCTTCCCAGAAGTAGTTCTGCATCGCGAACATGGTGGTGAGCGTCTCGTTGCGCGACCAGGTCCAGTTGGAGTTTTCCAGCGAGGCTTGCACGAAGCGGCCGGGCTGGTGGGCCAGTGGCTGCACGCCGACACTCTCCAACGCCCCGAACGGATCATGGAGTCCGCGATCGGTGGGATTGGCGGCGAAAGGATCGTAGTAGTTGCCCCAGCGGATGGCGTTGACGTTGTTGAAGTAGTTCGGGTTGGCGCGGGTCTCGTGGATGTTCACGTAGCGGGAATTCTTGGCCGTGCGTTCGGAACCGACCTCGGTGATCAAGGCCGCGAGACGATGATGTCCCAGCACGCGAGCGAGCAGACTCTCGCGATCGAGCATCGCTCGAAAATCGAGATGGTAGGCGGCGGTGGCGCGGAGTTCTTCGCGGTAGTTGGACGACCAAGCGTGACTGTTGTTACCAAAGCCGCCGTTGGTGATCATGACCGGCGAGCCGAAATTAGGATTCTGCTGCATGCCGGTCTGCACGCCGTGGGCATCAAAAACCGGCAGGTAGGCATTCACGTCGTAGCGGAGCCGGAAGGACCCGAAGTTCATCGGTGCGACCACGGGGCGCTCTTCGTATTCGGTGGCATAGGCGAGTTCGAACGACAGGTCCTCGTTGATCTTCTGCTCAAGATAAATGCCGCCGGCGCGGGAGTCGGAACTGCTGCGCGCCCCGGCACCGAAGATGTTGGAGGTGCGGGGAACGACCGAATAGTCGAGCACGTTGGGCGGCGTGTTCAGCCCCGGGATGTTGGGCGTCGCACCGTTGGACCAACGAAAGTTCTGCGCGCCGGTTTGGTTGACGAACTGACCGGCCCAGAGCCCGTCCTCCATGAACACGATGCCACTGGTGATGGCGGAGCCCGTGCCGGAAGCGGTGCCGCCCCACGTGGTGGCGGTGTTGACGCCGGGACGGCCCGCGGTTTCCCAACCGATGACGCCATCGAACGGCGTCCACGGCCGGGCGCGGTTTTCCTCAATGTCCATCACCTCGCCTTCGATGCGAATGGTGGTCTTTTCAAACGGACGCCACGTGCCCGCCAGCGCGGCGCCTTTTTTCTGTTGAAACTCAAAGTCGCGATAACCTTCCGAGTCCTGCCACAGCAGGTTGGCGCGGATCGCGAGACTGTCGGTCAGGCTGCGGTTGATATCGATCGAGGCCCGATGATCGGAGTAGCTCCCGACGCGCATCTGCACCGTGGTCAGGTTGCCGCCCAGGCGAGCGAACTTGGTCGACGAGTTGATGATGCCGGCCGGTGAGCCGATGCCGAACAACACCGAATTGGGGCCGCGCGAAAAATCGAGCCGCTCGGTATTGTAGAAGTCGATGTTGAGGTTCGTGCTCATGTAGTTGCGCGAACGCCCCGCGCCGGTGATGCCGCGCATGCGGGTCTGGTAGTTGTTCGACACGATGCCGTTTCCCGTCACGTCGTATTCGGTCACGGTATTGAGGGCGTATTCGAGGGCGGCGTTGACGGAGGTCGCGCCGATGTCATCGAGGAATTCCTTGGTGAACACCGAGATGGGCGCGGCGATATCCTTGAGGTCGGTTTTGAGCCGACTCCCGGCGAGGGAACTGGTCGCGGCGTAGCCGACATCATCGTCGGACGTGACCACGAATTCGGAGAGTTCCACTACCGCGGAATTATCAGTCTCGGACGAAACGGAGGCGGACTGAGCCACCAACGAAAGTTGCGCGATAACCGCCAGACAGGGGGATACAATCCACCACTGAGGACGCCGCGCGGGCGATTTGAGGGTCATGGGGTGAGGGGGGTGAAGGTCAGCGCTTTGAAGCGAAAATAATCGCGTTCCTCTGCGCTACCTTGAGCCCGTATCGGGAGTTTTGAATCCGCCAACGGCATCCGTTTTCATCTTGTTGAAAACGGCCAAAACTCCACGCCCCACCGGCAAA is from Synoicihabitans lomoniglobus and encodes:
- a CDS encoding TonB-dependent siderophore receptor: MTLKSPARRPQWWIVSPCLAVIAQLSLVAQSASVSSETDNSAVVELSEFVVTSDDDVGYAATSSLAGSRLKTDLKDIAAPISVFTKEFLDDIGATSVNAALEYALNTVTEYDVTGNGIVSNNYQTRMRGITGAGRSRNYMSTNLNIDFYNTERLDFSRGPNSVLFGIGSPAGIINSSTKFARLGGNLTTVQMRVGSYSDHRASIDINRSLTDSLAIRANLLWQDSEGYRDFEFQQKKGAALAGTWRPFEKTTIRIEGEVMDIEENRARPWTPFDGVIGWETAGRPGVNTATTWGGTASGTGSAITSGIVFMEDGLWAGQFVNQTGAQNFRWSNGATPNIPGLNTPPNVLDYSVVPRTSNIFGAGARSSSDSRAGGIYLEQKINEDLSFELAYATEYEERPVVAPMNFGSFRLRYDVNAYLPVFDAHGVQTGMQQNPNFGSPVMITNGGFGNNSHAWSSNYREELRATAAYHLDFRAMLDRESLLARVLGHHRLAALITEVGSERTAKNSRYVNIHETRANPNYFNNVNAIRWGNYYDPFAANPTDRGLHDPFGALESVGVQPLAHQPGRFVQASLENSNWTWSRNETLTTMFAMQNYFWEDRVVGLFGWRTDDQDLFDSTPNIEANTGAYRGFTRNGKLRDLTGDTFTRGVVVHVVPNLLSLYYNRANNFQDNGVAEVIGPIGNLTSIGNRSGEGEDMGVKLRFFDGKLSASLGWYETADTNQGSSIDGNFFTWSEGIWDALGTPVDLGGRDTRNLKSEGYEFELTANPTRQITLTFNAKDADTTVDNLFPWAQRYLDDNRAQWSANAGTPVATTTLPAGSTIGSSLAALDQLMAVITAPEGSAPFADRQRTANFFGRYAFDDDAVLPGFAVGFGLQYRGESLIAYRSQTDGAAVYSPDHLMANAMISYSRKLDYNRRLKLQLNIDNLFDLQDPQPVAGGEPTAAQLQTYQDLGLLYHGVVYTVQLPVPRRYSLTATLSF